In one Diabrotica virgifera virgifera chromosome 5, PGI_DIABVI_V3a genomic region, the following are encoded:
- the LOC126885183 gene encoding uncharacterized protein LOC126885183, with amino-acid sequence MYRLLTVLLVVSSSLAFPAKEEISTKNSNVRFYEAANKTPFSTDNITIDYSTNEEFGLNITAISRVNNLDDFLLLVSNLTHNVSILNIGQLSFGQSSKHKLNPFEKNAYVIAETVSTFSVSKEGDLVLNASAGTVQSLKLVTDFTDLQKRPRIEYNLTVVTEVNMTWITKSGPLKNKVTNLPSHISDPQPYTTPNFTALVPLVNGTFNDESSCRNEICKSTSKSSYNTGSYYVFDDITVTFERYISKPNITSTRFENGSNTTYAVISTTDVKTVIVVGPHRC; translated from the exons ATGTATCGTTTACTTACAGTATTGCTTGTAGTTTCTAGTTCTTTAGCATTTCCTGCAAAG gaagaaatttcaacaaaaaatag CAATGTAAGATTTTATGAGGCAGCCAACAAGACTCCCTTTTCGACAGACAACATTACGATCGATTATAGTACAAATGAAGAATTTGGCCTGAATATTACAGCTATTTCTCGAGTTAACAATCTTGACGATTTTCTATTGCTTGTTAGCAATCTAACACACAACGTTTCAATACTGAACATTGGTCAATTGTCATTCGGACAATCTTCAAAGCATAAATTAAATCCGTTTGAAAAGAATGCTTACGTTATTGCGGAAACTGTCTCGACATTCAGCGTTTCTAAAGAAGGTGATTTGGTTCTTAACGCAAGTGCAGGCACTGTGCAGTCTCTGAAACTTGTAACAGATTTTACAGATCTTCAAAAGCGACCAAGAATTGAATATAACCTCACTGTTGTAACAGAAGTCAATATGACATGGATTACCAAATCTGGCCCATTAAAGAATAAAGTAACTAATCTACCCTCACATATAAGTGATCCACAGCCATATACCACTCCAAATTTCACTGCTTTGGTTCCGTTGGTCAATGGAACATTCAATGATGAATCTTCCTGTCGAAACGAAATATGCAAATCTACTTCGAAATCAAGCTACAACACAGGCTCATACTACGTATTTGATGATATTACTGTAACATTTGAAAGATACATCAGTAAACCAAATATAACCAGTACTAGATTTGAAAATGGAAGTAACACGACATATGCAGTCATTTCTACTACGGATGTTAAAACTGTCATTGTGGTAGGCCCGCATAGAtgttaa